In a single window of the Desulfobacterales bacterium genome:
- a CDS encoding RNA polymerase factor sigma-32 — MRNPARKSRQSRANPNKAKPTKIDTKEAVDSANSTKKPNQRTNVSDHPNTLRSYLANISKYQLLTRDQERELALRLRKNADRRATHVLVTSNLRLVVKIALDYKRLWMQNLMDLIQEGNIGLIKAVEKFDPDKNVKFSYYASFWIKAYIVKYLMDNSRLVKIGTTQAQRKLFFRLKKEKQKLRDMGFEPKPELISKRLGVPKKEVVEMDQRLSAWDVSLDAPITDDSDTTRIEFMKAPAESIEEKISKKEFNVILHQRIAEFRKEMNQRELDIFDMRIFTENPKTLAEIGKQYGISRERVRQIQKNIISNMKDSFRRTLPDYAAHAEGVFGNS, encoded by the coding sequence ATGAGAAATCCAGCGCGAAAATCCAGACAAAGTCGGGCAAATCCAAACAAGGCTAAGCCAACGAAAATAGACACAAAAGAGGCAGTTGATTCTGCAAATTCGACGAAAAAACCGAATCAGCGGACGAATGTATCTGACCACCCCAATACACTCCGGAGCTATCTGGCGAATATCAGCAAATACCAGCTTTTGACGCGGGATCAAGAGCGAGAGCTGGCTCTAAGACTACGTAAGAATGCTGATCGCCGGGCAACGCATGTGTTGGTGACTTCCAATTTAAGGCTCGTCGTGAAGATCGCCCTGGATTATAAGAGACTCTGGATGCAAAATCTGATGGACCTCATCCAGGAGGGCAATATCGGGCTGATAAAAGCGGTTGAAAAATTCGATCCGGACAAAAATGTCAAATTTTCATATTACGCCTCATTCTGGATTAAAGCGTATATCGTCAAGTATTTAATGGACAACTCTCGCCTGGTAAAAATTGGAACCACACAGGCGCAAAGAAAACTATTTTTCAGACTCAAAAAAGAAAAACAGAAATTGCGGGATATGGGATTTGAGCCGAAGCCAGAGCTTATTTCAAAGCGGTTGGGAGTGCCAAAAAAGGAAGTTGTCGAAATGGACCAGCGCCTCAGCGCGTGGGATGTATCTCTCGATGCGCCTATAACAGATGATTCGGATACCACCAGAATCGAATTCATGAAAGCGCCCGCTGAATCCATTGAAGAAAAAATATCCAAAAAGGAATTTAATGTCATACTTCATCAAAGAATTGCAGAATTCCGAAAAGAAATGAACCAGCGTGAGCTTGATATTTTTGATATGCGCATTTTTACTGAAAATCCCAAGACGTTAGCAGAGATCGGCAAACAGTATGGAATATCAAGAGAACGTGTTCGTCAAATTCAAAAGAACATCATCTCAAATATGAAGGATTCATTCAGGCGCACACTGCCCGATTATGCCGCACACGCTGAAGGCGTTTTCGGGAATTCATAG
- a CDS encoding family 1 encapsulin nanocompartment shell protein, with product MDILKRELAPIPAEAWIEIDEQAISSLKAMLSARQVVDVSGPMGTDFPGVPEGRLEFPKKQPKGGVSCGIHKVHHLVETRIPFELDIRELDSVVRGAKDVNLDNLEDAARKIALFEEQVVYHGLPEANIKGLALCAEGECLTLNSKPAQLLEAVAEGITVFAGRSIEGPYSFVVGPKLWKVMSATLQGYPVKMQAENILNGQVVLSPYLTGKYANEAFMLSQRGGDLELILGQDLAVGYESHTTDTVKLYYTESFTFRILEPAAVIHYQSGK from the coding sequence ATGGATATTTTAAAAAGAGAACTGGCGCCGATTCCCGCTGAAGCCTGGATCGAAATCGATGAACAGGCGATCAGCAGCCTAAAAGCGATGCTTTCTGCCCGGCAGGTGGTTGATGTTTCCGGGCCGATGGGAACCGATTTTCCCGGTGTCCCTGAGGGGCGTCTTGAATTTCCCAAAAAGCAGCCCAAGGGGGGTGTTTCATGTGGCATTCATAAGGTGCATCATCTTGTTGAAACCCGGATTCCATTTGAGCTGGACATCAGGGAATTGGACAGCGTGGTTCGGGGTGCCAAAGATGTAAACCTTGACAATTTAGAAGATGCTGCCCGGAAAATTGCTCTGTTTGAAGAACAAGTCGTATACCATGGCTTGCCGGAGGCCAATATCAAAGGATTGGCATTGTGTGCTGAGGGTGAATGCCTGACGCTGAACTCAAAACCTGCGCAATTGCTGGAAGCCGTTGCCGAGGGCATCACCGTTTTCGCCGGGCGCTCTATTGAGGGGCCTTATTCTTTTGTCGTGGGACCGAAGCTATGGAAGGTCATGTCGGCCACGCTGCAAGGCTACCCTGTTAAAATGCAGGCTGAAAATATCCTCAACGGTCAGGTGGTTTTGAGTCCCTATCTGACCGGCAAATATGCAAACGAGGCTTTCATGTTGTCACAGCGCGGCGGTGACCTGGAGCTTATTTTAGGCCAAGATCTCGCAGTGGGATATGAGTCGCACACAACCGATACGGTAAAACTGTACTACACCGAGTCCTTTACATTCCGGATTCTTGAGCCTGCTGCTGTCATCCACTACCAGTCTGGCAAATAA
- a CDS encoding PAS domain-containing protein encodes MIKKSKILLVDDDADIRFATTRVLKSAGYEVHEASSAKECIAELRADHPDLLLLDVVLPDGDGRQLCSQIKADPDLQGIFVVLLSGMKTSSNDQVEGLNLGADGFIARPVSSKELLARIQAMDRIRLAEKELQEAHDALEIRVRERTDELAKVNEQLQIEIEERQRKESILRETLDRLNEAERIGNFGYRVQDMKTGEEWWSENEYAIHDLPKNVKPSHDLRLECVHPDDRAVYDREFRDGWASDSEWHSFEYRIVRKDDEVRNILARYRFERDTHGNPLRILGTDQDITDQKISEKILAQSKDFNRAILMSMTDHIVVLGKAGQILSANSSWFEFARKNDVPSQKLVGEGVNYLEACRRASEDSDESAQKALSGIEAVLEGSQDHFALEYPCHSPLMQRWFLMNVIPFKGEKGGVVIAHTDISARKKAEIQLRQAELDYRTVADYTYDWEYWRGPDGNFIYISPSCERITGYRAEEFIDNPKLLDQIIVPEDKNIWFDHRQEAIEKPERGEIQFRIRTKKGEIRWIEHACQGVRDGRNQFLGFRASNRDITRRKQSEESLIESQKEARLLTRKLLNAQETERALLARELHDDITQRLAILNIEVDELEMKHPSLSRFLKEKLQKIGKHLGELSSDIHMISRQLHPSILYDLGLVKAVEIESNNFFRIYGISPTLDLDTTIEDVPKETAICIYRILQEGLKNIGKHARAKHIQVRLYKKNDSICLLLKDNGIGFEHNSTVEMAGIGLASMAERASMIDADFSVESGPGKGTTIKLKTLSHLNQMNMTR; translated from the coding sequence ATGATTAAAAAATCCAAAATTCTTCTGGTCGACGACGATGCAGATATTCGCTTTGCCACGACACGGGTCCTGAAATCCGCGGGCTACGAGGTTCATGAAGCATCATCGGCAAAGGAGTGCATAGCAGAACTCCGTGCGGACCATCCGGATCTACTGCTTCTGGATGTGGTCCTTCCCGACGGAGATGGTCGCCAGCTCTGCTCGCAGATTAAGGCAGATCCCGATCTGCAGGGGATTTTTGTCGTTTTGCTTTCTGGTATGAAGACGTCTTCCAATGATCAGGTTGAAGGCCTCAACCTGGGGGCAGATGGCTTCATTGCCAGACCTGTTTCAAGTAAGGAGCTTTTGGCCAGGATCCAAGCGATGGATCGCATCAGACTCGCCGAAAAAGAATTGCAAGAAGCCCATGATGCGCTTGAAATACGTGTGAGAGAACGTACCGACGAACTTGCAAAAGTTAATGAGCAGTTGCAAATTGAAATAGAAGAACGCCAACGGAAAGAATCGATTTTGCGTGAAACGCTGGATCGGCTCAACGAAGCTGAACGGATCGGCAACTTTGGATACCGGGTGCAAGATATGAAAACCGGTGAGGAGTGGTGGTCAGAAAATGAATACGCCATCCACGATCTGCCAAAGAACGTGAAGCCGAGTCACGATCTTCGCCTGGAATGTGTTCACCCTGATGATAGAGCTGTTTACGATCGAGAATTCAGAGACGGCTGGGCTTCTGACAGCGAATGGCACTCTTTTGAATATAGGATCGTGAGGAAAGACGATGAAGTTCGTAACATTCTGGCACGTTACCGCTTTGAACGCGATACTCATGGAAATCCGTTGCGCATTTTAGGCACAGATCAAGATATTACGGATCAAAAGATCTCAGAGAAAATATTGGCCCAAAGCAAAGATTTTAATCGTGCGATCCTCATGTCGATGACAGACCATATTGTCGTTTTAGGCAAGGCCGGGCAAATCCTTTCAGCCAATAGCAGCTGGTTTGAATTTGCGCGTAAAAATGATGTGCCCTCACAAAAACTTGTCGGTGAAGGGGTAAATTATTTGGAGGCCTGCCGCCGTGCCTCTGAAGATTCGGACGAGAGCGCGCAAAAGGCCTTAAGCGGCATAGAGGCGGTACTGGAAGGTTCGCAAGATCACTTTGCATTGGAGTATCCTTGTCACTCTCCATTAATGCAACGTTGGTTCTTGATGAATGTCATCCCGTTTAAAGGAGAAAAAGGGGGGGTTGTCATTGCCCACACAGACATTTCCGCACGAAAAAAAGCTGAGATACAACTACGCCAAGCAGAGCTCGACTATCGCACAGTCGCCGATTATACATATGACTGGGAATACTGGCGAGGCCCTGATGGAAATTTCATTTACATTTCACCTTCATGCGAGCGCATCACCGGTTACAGGGCTGAAGAATTTATTGACAATCCCAAGCTCTTAGATCAGATCATTGTGCCGGAAGACAAAAATATCTGGTTTGATCACCGCCAGGAGGCAATTGAAAAGCCGGAACGAGGAGAGATTCAATTTCGTATCCGCACAAAGAAGGGTGAGATACGCTGGATCGAACATGCCTGCCAGGGGGTACGCGATGGGCGAAACCAATTTTTAGGTTTCCGCGCCAGTAATCGTGATATAACAAGAAGAAAACAGTCAGAGGAATCTTTAATTGAAAGCCAAAAAGAAGCCAGATTGCTCACTCGAAAACTGCTGAACGCCCAAGAAACGGAGCGGGCACTTCTTGCCCGTGAACTGCACGACGATATTACCCAAAGGCTGGCTATTTTGAATATCGAGGTGGACGAACTGGAGATGAAACACCCGTCTTTATCCAGGTTTTTAAAGGAAAAACTGCAAAAAATTGGAAAACATCTTGGGGAGCTTTCATCTGATATTCATATGATTTCACGCCAACTTCATCCCTCTATTTTATACGATTTAGGATTGGTTAAAGCGGTTGAGATCGAAAGCAATAATTTTTTTCGAATTTATGGCATATCACCGACTCTGGATCTGGATACGACAATTGAAGATGTTCCCAAAGAGACAGCCATTTGCATATATCGCATCCTGCAGGAGGGATTAAAAAACATCGGCAAACATGCCAGGGCAAAACATATCCAGGTTCGGCTTTACAAAAAAAATGATTCTATCTGTTTATTGCTGAAAGACAATGGTATCGGGTTTGAACACAATTCGACTGTTGAAATGGCAGGAATCGGGCTGGCCAGCATGGCAGAGCGGGCTAGCATGATCGACGCCGATTTTTCTGTTGAATCCGGCCCCGGCAAAGGAACGACCATAAAATTGAAAACGCTTTCACATTTAAATCAGATGAATATGACGAGGTAA
- a CDS encoding response regulator transcription factor, producing MKKRTVLLADRHMATLDSIRGLLKTKFNSIVMVCDEKSLTEMLPKIDPDLVLLDQSFIVTQAPDVVSLVNKYDPGLKIIVLSTYEEPEYMQQCMSSGASGYILKRSAAKEIIQAIDKVLSGETYNTLK from the coding sequence ATGAAAAAAAGAACTGTTTTATTGGCAGACAGGCATATGGCGACACTGGACAGTATCAGAGGATTATTGAAAACCAAGTTCAATTCAATCGTTATGGTATGTGATGAGAAGTCGCTTACAGAGATGCTGCCAAAAATAGATCCGGACCTTGTCTTGCTTGATCAGTCCTTTATCGTTACCCAGGCGCCTGATGTTGTTTCTCTGGTGAATAAATACGATCCGGGCCTAAAAATCATTGTGTTAAGCACATACGAAGAACCGGAGTATATGCAACAATGCATGTCATCTGGCGCTTCAGGATACATTCTCAAGCGGTCGGCAGCAAAGGAAATAATCCAAGCTATTGATAAAGTGTTGAGCGGGGAAACGTACAATACCTTAAAGTAA
- a CDS encoding hemerythrin domain-containing protein translates to MSIIDNLVSHHGVLRQLFKQSMNDPKVFDEFMRHLVVHHTLEEKYFYDILQTFPEAEHDALEAVNEHHIIELIIKDAEGFPNEHEHFPVKIEGLGEYTTHHLDEEEADIFPMSQGVIPPEDLETLGKLFVEAKDNALNIKVPEVPGAIANRAAKSEKGPKAKVIGDATITAMGLGIGGLKT, encoded by the coding sequence ATGAGCATCATCGACAATTTGGTCTCTCACCACGGTGTTTTGCGTCAGCTCTTTAAACAGTCTATGAATGACCCCAAAGTTTTTGACGAATTTATGCGCCACTTGGTCGTTCACCATACCCTGGAAGAAAAATATTTTTATGACATTTTGCAAACCTTCCCTGAGGCTGAGCACGATGCACTGGAGGCGGTCAACGAACATCATATTATAGAACTCATTATCAAGGATGCAGAAGGATTTCCAAATGAACACGAACATTTTCCAGTTAAAATCGAAGGGCTGGGTGAATATACAACGCATCATTTGGATGAAGAGGAGGCTGATATATTTCCAATGTCCCAGGGTGTGATCCCGCCTGAAGATCTTGAAACACTCGGCAAACTTTTTGTCGAAGCCAAGGATAACGCTTTAAACATCAAAGTTCCTGAGGTCCCCGGCGCGATCGCCAATCGCGCTGCCAAGTCCGAAAAAGGGCCTAAGGCCAAAGTAATCGGCGATGCCACCATCACCGCTATGGGGCTGGGCATCGGCGGTCTAAAAACGTAA
- a CDS encoding response regulator transcription factor → MADDHQIVLEGLKNLLEPEFEIVGTVEDGRALVAEALKLHPDLIVVDISMPLLNGIEAVRQIKKMDEQCKVIFLTMHPDVVYAASAFDAGASGYVLKNSASRELVTAIKEALQGKIYVTPIIAGELMQTYKKSRPGENLMVSKLTDRQKEILHLVVEGYSAKEIANMLSISPRTVETHKYNMMQELNLKTTADLIKFAIKNNLTTL, encoded by the coding sequence TTGGCAGATGATCATCAGATCGTTCTTGAGGGGTTGAAAAATCTTCTTGAGCCGGAGTTTGAAATTGTTGGAACCGTTGAGGATGGAAGGGCTCTGGTGGCAGAGGCTCTAAAACTACATCCCGACCTCATTGTGGTCGATATCTCTATGCCGCTGCTTAATGGCATCGAAGCTGTGCGTCAGATTAAAAAAATGGATGAACAGTGTAAAGTCATCTTCCTCACCATGCATCCGGATGTGGTCTATGCTGCTAGTGCCTTTGATGCCGGCGCATCCGGTTATGTCTTGAAGAATTCAGCATCTCGTGAACTCGTAACGGCAATTAAAGAGGCCTTGCAAGGCAAGATATATGTAACGCCGATTATCGCCGGGGAGTTAATGCAAACTTATAAAAAATCCCGCCCCGGTGAAAACTTAATGGTCAGTAAACTTACCGACAGACAAAAAGAGATTTTGCACCTTGTCGTCGAAGGATATTCTGCCAAAGAAATCGCCAATATGCTTTCCATTTCTCCCCGAACAGTTGAAACGCATAAGTACAATATGATGCAAGAATTAAATCTCAAAACCACAGCCGATCTGATTAAGTTTGCCATCAAGAATAATCTCACAACCCTCTGA